CCGTCCGCATCCAGCAGGTGGCGCGCGGTGGTGTCCAGCCGCCACTCGCCGAAGCGGATCTGCCGTCCGGATTCGGTCACCTGGAAATTGGGCGGCAGCATGCGGGTGCGCCGCAGGACGGCCTTGATCCGCGCCAGCAGCTCGCGGGCGACGAAGGGTTTCACCAGGTAGTCGTCGGCGCCCATCTCCAGGCCGAGGACGCGGTCCATATCGTCGCTGCGCGCCGTCAGCAGCATGATGGGGATGCGCTTGTGCTTGCCGCCTCGCAGCTCGCGGCACAGGACCAGGCCATCGTCGCCCGGCATCATGATGTCCAGCACGATCAGGTCGACCGTGGCGCTTTCCAGCAGGGTGCGCATCTGCCTGCCGTCGGCGGCGAAGCTGACGTTCAAGCCGTTCTTCTTCAGGAAGTTGCCGGCCAGTTCGCGGATTTCGCGATCGTCGTCGACGATCAGGATGTGATCGACATGTTCCATACGTGTTGCCTTTCTGGGGTCTGCCCGAGCCGGCAGGGTGCATGAACGCTTTATACCGTCGCCCGGCGCGGGGTTTGTGTCGTACTGTATACGCCCCGGCACGGGATACAAAACCCCGGAAAAATCCCGTTCGCGGGTACAGGCCAGATACCTGGAGACGGTGGAATGTGGGCTCTTGGAACGGAGACCCGCCATGGACTTGATCGATCCTCCCCTCGCGCTGCTGGCCGGCGTGCTGACCATCGCCTCGCCCTGCGTGCTGCCGCTGCTGCCGGTGGTGTTGGGCAGTTCGGTGGAACGCGCCGGGCGGCTGCGGCCGCTGTTCATCGTGGCGGGCTTCGTGCTGGCGTTCGCCGCGCTCGGTATCCTGCTGGGGCTGCTGTCGCACTCGTCCGGCCATGTGCAGGAAGCCGTGCGATCGACCTCGATCGTGCTGCTGGCATTGTTCGGCCTGGCCCGGCTATGGCCGAGGCCCTATGACTGGCTGATGGCCCGGCTGGGCGGCCCGGTGCAGCGCGTCGCGGCGCTGGGGGCGAGCGCCGGCAATGGCAATGCCGGCGGTTTCCTGCTGGGCATGTCGCTGGGCGCGGTATGGACGCCCTGCGCGGGGCCGGTGCTGGCTTCCATCCTGGTGCTGGCCGCGCGCGC
This genomic interval from Bordetella genomosp. 8 contains the following:
- a CDS encoding cytochrome c biogenesis CcdA family protein, translated to MDLIDPPLALLAGVLTIASPCVLPLLPVVLGSSVERAGRLRPLFIVAGFVLAFAALGILLGLLSHSSGHVQEAVRSTSIVLLALFGLARLWPRPYDWLMARLGGPVQRVAALGASAGNGNAGGFLLGMSLGAVWTPCAGPVLASILVLAARAQDVGQSSLLLLLYAVGAGIPMRAIAYGGKLVVGRVRRVARHAAGLQRAFGVLLILTAAAIYFQYDVLAYAWIAGLFGGATP
- a CDS encoding response regulator translates to MEHVDHILIVDDDREIRELAGNFLKKNGLNVSFAADGRQMRTLLESATVDLIVLDIMMPGDDGLVLCRELRGGKHKRIPIMLLTARSDDMDRVLGLEMGADDYLVKPFVARELLARIKAVLRRTRMLPPNFQVTESGRQIRFGEWRLDTTARHLLDADGTVVSLSGAEYRMLRVFLDHPQRVLTRDQLLNLTQGRDADVFGRSIDLLISRLRQRLREDAREPTFIKTVRSEGYVFASAVEVTEGDD